In Papaver somniferum cultivar HN1 chromosome 1, ASM357369v1, whole genome shotgun sequence, a genomic segment contains:
- the LOC113337360 gene encoding oligoribonuclease-like: MALFLPCSSNSLVTTNNSNKKKTQNNPESRAAAATQVAAAAMSTDGLSNAFSVLDLDVDDHQSQTPIITTDKISRKGKKPSETTVVKEDTKPSIKPDTLGLRSHPTTSEEYRMPLVWIDLEMTGLSIEIDRILEIACIITDGNLEKSVEGPDLVINQTKECLDNMGEWCKEHHAASGLTDRVLNSTITEREAEKQVMEFVKKHVGYNSALLAGNSIYVDFQYLKKYMPELASLFSHVVVDVSSVKALCCRWFPRDNKKAPSKENKHRAMDDIRESIRELRYYKQNIFKARSKK; the protein is encoded by the exons ATGGCGTTATTTTTGCCTTGCTCCTCCAATTCGCTAGTGACAACCAATAATTCAAACAAGAAGAAGACTCAAAACAACCCAGAATctagagcagcagcagcaactcaagtagcagcagcagcaatgaGTACCGATGGACTTTCAAATGCTTTTTCTGTACTCGATTTAGATGTTGATGATCATCAATCTCAAACACCAATAATCACTACAG ATAAGATTTCAAGGAAAGGTAAAAAGCCAAGTGAGACGACAGTTGTAAAAGAAGACACGAAACCAAGTATAAAACCTGATACACTGGGCCTGCGAAGCCATCCAACAACTTCCGAAGAATACAGGATGCCACTTGTTTGGATCGACTTGGAAATGACAG GTCTGAGTATTGAAATTGATCGGATCCTGGAAATAGCTTGTATCATTACTGATGGAAATCTGGAAAAATCTGTGGAG GGTCCTGATTTGGTAATTAATCAGACCAAGGAGTGTCTAGATAATATGGGGGAGTGGTGCAAAGAGCATCATGCAGCTAGTG GGTTGACTGATAGAGTTCTAAACAGTACAATAACAGAAAGAGAAGCTGAAAAACAG GTTATGGAATTTGTGAAAAAACACGTGGGATATAATTCAGCTCTACTAGCTGGGAACTCGATTTATGTGGATTTCCAATATTTGAAG AAATACATGCCTGAATTGGCGAGTCTTTTCTCCCATGTAGTTGTTGATGTTAGCAGTGTGAAGGCCCTATGTTGCCGGTGGTTCCCAAGAG ATAACAAGAAGGCTCCTTCCAAGGAAAACAAACATCGAGCAATGGATGACATTAGAGAAAGCATCAGGGAGCTCAGATACTACAAGCAAAATATATTTAAGGCCAGGTCAAAAAAGTGA
- the LOC113337380 gene encoding ent-kaurene oxidase, chloroplastic-like produces the protein MLIIIRMIKAKSMSLTMEFANHINHFLVTPLVITLIIGFVWMVTILKRYLLNRTIRTNNLLSRSFTSPPVVPGLPIIGNLRQLKNKKIHQILANWAEIYGPIYSIKVGAFTIVILNSTDVVKEAIATKFSSISKRKLTNAMQTLATDIIITSDTNEFHKMARRHIVSSVLGAGAQRRHREHRDTMMDNIVRNLQAHAKENPLKPVNFRLIFQNEMFSLTLKQALGMDAVGSSKYIEGLGETLSRDEILKVLVLDPLSGGTEVEWRDYFPYLRWLPNKSFELDIGRMVTRRLEVMKTLIEEQQKRISSGEGINCHLDWLMSEGKTLTKTQISMLIWETILVGSETTLQTAEWAMYKLAKHPTYQDHLFYEIQKVCGNNKCTEEQFSEVTYLSAVFHETLRRYPPIPIGSLRNVHQDTRLGGYDIPAGTQVAVNFYGCNMNKKQWDSPEQWKPKRFLDSNHDLRDLYKTMSFGGGKRVCPGALQGRSVTCIAIARCIQEFKWSLELGRQEEDITPELHPLLAIITPR, from the exons ATGTTGATAATCATAAGGATGATTAAGGCTAAGAGTATGAGTTTAACAATGGAATTTGCTAATCATATAAATCATTTCCTTGTTACGCCTTTAGTCATCAccttgattataggttttgtttGGATGGTCACCATCTTAAAACGCTACCTCCTTAATCGAACGATCAGAACTAACAACTTGCTGTCAAGAAGTTTTACATCTCCTCCTG TTGTTCCTGGCTTACCAATAATAGGAAATCTACGGCAgctaaaaaataagaaaattcaCCAGATTTTAGCTAACTGGGCAGAAATCTATGGACCCATTTACTCCATCAAAGTAGGAGCTTTTACTATTGTTATTCTCAATAGTACTGATGTTGTCAAAGAG GCAATAGCGACTAaattctcatccatctcaaaGAGGAAGCTTACGAACGCGATGCAAACTCTTGCAACAGATATTATTATTACAAGTGACACCAATGAATTTCATAAGATGGCAAGACGACACATAGTCAGTAGTGTGTTGGGAGCCGGTGCTCAGAGACGACATCGGGAACACAGAGACACCATGATGGATAACATAGTGCGTAACTTACAAGCCCATGCCAAGGAAAATCCTCTCAAACCTGTAAACTTCAGACTGATATTCCAAAATGAAATGTTTAGTCTAACTTTGAAACAA GCATTGGGAATGGATGCAGTAGGGTCTTCAAAATATATTGAGGGGCTTGGTGAAACTTTGTCAAGAGATGAGATCTTGAAGGTTTTAGTGTTGGATCCACTGTCGGGAGGGACTGAGGTGGAATGGAGAGACTACTTCCCATATCTGAGATGGCTTCCCAATAAAAGCTTTGAATTGGACATCGGAAGGATGGTGACACGCAGGCTAGAAGTGATGAAAACACTTATTGAGGAGCAACAGAAAAGAATTTCTTCAGGAGAG GGAATTAACTGTCACCTGGATTGGTTGATGTCCGAAGGGAAAACTCTTACAAAGACACAAATAAGCATGTTGATCTGGGAAACCATTTTGGTAGGTTCAGAAACAACTTTACAAACTGCAGAATGGGCCATGTATAAACTTGCAAAACATCCTACATATCAG GATCACCTCTTCTATGAGATTCAAAAGGTATGCGGAAACAATAAATGCACCGAGGAGCAGTTTTCAGAGGTTACATACTTGAGCGCTGTATTTCATGAAACCTTGAGAAGGTACCCCCCTATACCTATCGGTTCTCTGAGAAATGTACACCAAGATACTCGACTAGGAGGGTATGACATTCCTGCTGGAACTCAG GTTGCCGTCAATTTTTATGGTTGTAATATGAACAAAAAACAATGGGATTCACCGGAACAGTGGAAACCCAAGAGATTCTTAGACAGTAATCATGATCTTAGGGATCTTTACAAGACTATGTCATTTGGAGGAGGAAAGAGAGTCTGTCCAGGAGCTCTGCAGGGACGTTCGGTTACTTGCATTGCTATTGCTAGATGCATTCAAGAGTTTAAGTGGAGTTTGGAGTTAGGAAGGCAGGAAGAAGATATAACTCCAGAGCTCCATCCTTTGCTAGCAATCATCACTCCAAGATAA
- the LOC113337370 gene encoding indole-3-acetic acid-amido synthetase GH3.6-like, whose product MNTVADDIHVTKHKKALEFIEEVTTDTEKVQKQVLSEILSISSHVEYLQHHGLNGRTDRETYRNVIPIATYEDFKPYIQRIANGDTSPILCGRPITDLLLSSGTSDGGRKIFPFIEEEMQRLLFLHGLTMPVVNKYITGIDKGKAMIFRFSRGIIYTPGGLPVCSALARFYQSSQFKNRPYDPLEDYTSPIETVLCKDFDQSMYSQCLCGLYQSKLVVRVGSAFVTVLVRVILFIQKHWSLLCNDIRTGTINTQIITDISVRDAVKKILVNPDPELADFIEIECKRDESWKGIISRLWPNAKYIDAIITGSMSQYISSIDFYSNGLPFVSTRYACSECFLGINLNPLCKPNEVAYTFIPNVAYFEFLPILDENQQKNNNQQEQYDAQELVELANVKLGHEYEVFVTTYNGLYRYGVGDVLRVAGFKNTAPQFQFICRKKILLSLDSEKTSELELHNAVQNAMKYLMLKFNVTLVDYTSYAHTTSTSNHGHYVIYWELRHHNSNVNNNAVIIPRSVFEECCFQIEESLSNAYRMHRTIEKSIDPLEIKIVETGTFDNLMDYAVSQGTSVSSYKTPRCLKNVELLNSCVVSNYFSQGFPHYAPGWC is encoded by the exons ATGAATACTGTTGCGGATGATATTCATGTTACTAAGCACAAGAAAGCACTTGAGTTCATCGAAGAGGTCACAACTGACACGGAAAAAGTTCAGAAACAAGTCCTTTCTGAAATTTTGTCAATCAGTTCACACGTCGAGTACTTACAACATCACGGTTTAAATGGTCGTACAGATCGTGAAACCTACAGGAATGTCATTCCCATTGCCACTTACGAAGATTTTAAACCTTACATACAACGCATCGCTAATGGTGATACTTCACCAATCCTGTGTGGCCGTCCAATAACAGATTTGCTCCTCAG CTCTGGAACTTCAGATGGCGGAAGGAAGATATTTCCATTTATAGAAGAAGAGATGCAACGTTTATTGTTTCTTCACGGTCTTACAATGCCGGTGGTGAACAAGTACATAACAGGTATTGATAAAGGAAAAGCTATGATTTTTAGGTTCTCAAGAGGGATCATTTATACTCCGGGAGGACTACCAGTCTGTTCAGCTTTAGCGCGTTTTTATCAGAGTTCACAATTTAAGAATAGACCTTACGATCCACTTGAAGATTACACTAGTCCAATTGAAACCGTTCTCTGCAAAGATTTTGACCAGAGTATGTATTCTCAGTGTCTTTGTGGTCTTTATCAAAGCAAACTAGTTGTCCGAGTTGGATCTGCTTTCGTAACCGTGTTGGTGAGGGTTATACTTTTTATTCAAAAACATTGGTCTCTGCTCTGTAATGACATCCGAACAGGAACTATTAATACCCAGATTATCACAGATATATCAGTACGTGATGCTGTCAAGAAAATACTAGTAAACCCCGATCCGGAACTTGCTGATTTTATTGAGATTGAGTGTAAGAGAGATGAGTCATGGAAAGGTATTATATCTAGGTTATGGCCTAACGCTAAGTACATTGATGCTATCATAACAGGGTCTATGTCTCAGTATATATCTTCCATCGACTTTTACAGTAATGGGCTTCCATTTGTTTCTACTAGGTATGCATGTTCAGAATGTTTCCTAGGTATAAACCTCAACCCTCTCTGCAAACCAAATGAAGTTGCTTATACTTTTATCCCTAACGTGGCTTATTTCGAGTTCTTGCCAATACTTGATGAGAatcaacaaaagaacaacaaccagCAAGAGCAATATGATGCGCAAGAACTAGTTGAATTGGCCAACGTTAAGCTTGGACATGAATACGAAGTTTTTGTCACCACTTATAATG GACTTTATCGGTATGGGGTTGGAGACGTGCTAAGAGTCGCTGGGTTTAAAAACACTGCTCCACAATTCCAGTTCATATGCCGAAAGAAGATACTTCTGAGCCTTGATAGTGAGAAGACGAGCGAATTGGAGCTTCACAATGCAGTTCAAAATGCAATGAAGTATCTCATGTTGAAATTCAATGTAACCCTTGTTGATTACACCAGTTATGCCCATACAACAAGTACTAGCAATCATGGGCACTATGTTATCTACTGGGAGCTTCGACATCACAACTCTAACGTTAATAATAATGCAGTTATTATTCCTAGGTCAGTGTTCGAAGAATGCTGCTTCCAAATTGAAGAGTCGTTAAGCAATGCGTACAGGATGCATCGCACGATAGAGAAATCAATTGACCCTCTGGAGATAAAGATAGTGGAGACGGGAACTTTTGATAATTTGATGGATTATGCAGTTAGTCAAGGCACATCGGTTAGCAGTTACAAAACTCCGCGGTGCCTGAAAAATGTTGAGCTTCTAAACTCTTGTGTTGTTTCGAATTACTTCAGTCAGGGATTCCCACACTATGCTCCTGGATGGtgctaa